From a single Nostoc edaphicum CCNP1411 genomic region:
- a CDS encoding NADP-dependent oxidoreductase, with translation MSDLINKQIILKSRPVGEPKESDFALLETPTPEPGEGEILSRTIYLSLDPYMRGRISGGQSYAAPVELGSVIVGGTVSQVIKSNHPQFQVGDFVLNSNGWQTYAVSKGETLRKLDPTQAPLSYSLGVLGMPGLTAYAALLDIGQPKEGETVVVSAASGAVGAVVGQIAKIKGARVVGIVGSDEKRDYIVKELGFDVGINRKTQELDSALKEAAPNGIDVYYDNTAGVILETVLQQINLGARIPLVGLISEYNATSTTPGPNLMPLLIKRALIKGFLVGDYQHRFNDFLRDITGWLQSGQLKYKEDVVVGLENAPGAFIGLLRGDNFGKLIVKVNDDPTAA, from the coding sequence ATGTCCGATTTAATTAACAAACAAATCATCCTCAAAAGTCGTCCAGTCGGCGAACCAAAAGAGAGTGATTTTGCTCTGCTAGAAACACCAACTCCCGAACCAGGTGAAGGCGAAATTCTTAGCCGCACCATTTATCTATCTCTCGACCCTTATATGCGTGGTCGCATTAGTGGAGGCCAGTCTTATGCTGCACCTGTAGAATTAGGTTCAGTTATTGTCGGTGGTACAGTCAGCCAAGTAATTAAATCAAATCATCCTCAATTTCAAGTAGGGGATTTTGTTCTTAATAGTAACGGTTGGCAAACTTATGCTGTCTCTAAGGGTGAGACACTGCGTAAACTTGATCCCACTCAAGCACCTTTATCCTATAGTTTAGGTGTACTGGGTATGCCTGGCTTGACTGCTTATGCTGCTCTGCTTGATATCGGTCAACCTAAAGAAGGTGAAACTGTTGTGGTTTCAGCTGCTTCTGGGGCTGTCGGTGCAGTAGTAGGTCAAATTGCCAAAATTAAAGGTGCGCGAGTAGTGGGAATTGTCGGGAGTGACGAGAAGCGGGATTATATAGTTAAGGAATTAGGTTTTGATGTTGGCATTAACCGCAAAACTCAAGAACTTGATTCAGCGCTCAAAGAAGCTGCCCCGAATGGCATTGATGTTTACTATGACAATACAGCAGGTGTGATTTTAGAAACTGTCTTGCAGCAGATAAACCTTGGAGCAAGAATTCCACTAGTAGGTTTGATTTCAGAATATAACGCCACATCTACTACACCAGGGCCTAATTTAATGCCACTACTAATCAAACGGGCTTTAATCAAAGGTTTTCTAGTTGGTGATTATCAACATCGGTTTAATGATTTTTTGCGTGATATTACTGGATGGTTGCAGTCTGGTCAACTGAAGTATAAAGAAGACGTAGTTGTTGGTTTAGAGAACGCTCCTGGTGCATTCATCGGTTTACTTCGAGGTGATAATTTTGGCAAGTTGATTGTTAAAGTCAATGACGATCCAACAGCAGCTTAA